The following proteins are encoded in a genomic region of Bernardetia sp. MNP-M8:
- the uvrB gene encoding excinuclease ABC subunit UvrB has translation MNFRIDSPYKPTGDQPKAIAALVKGIEEGEDFQVLLGVTGSGKTFTMANVIEKLGRPTLIISHNKTLAAQLYGEFKQFFPDNAVEYFISYYDYYQPEAYISASDTYIEKDLAINQDIEKLRLSTTASLLSGRKDVIVIASVSCIYGLGNPNEFAENSLKISTGDQISLNAFLLDLVAIMYSRSEEEFARGTFRVKGDTVDIYPAYADIAYRIYFWGDEIEAIQRIDPVSGKKINDEDYMLLFAASLFVTSKDTITRAMEEIEIDLEDRIRFYENDGRFEEAARVKERTESDLEMMKELGYCSGIENYSRYFDNRKAGERSFCLLDYFPKDFLLIIDESHVTVPQIRAMWGGDRSRKISLVDHGFRLPAALDNRPLTFNEFESMIDQAVFVTATPADYELQKSEGVIVEQIIRPTGLLDPLIEVRPTRTQIDDLLNEIDKTIANGERALVTTITKRMAEELSRYFEQLQMKVRYIHSDVKILDRIEIIRELRLGVIDVLIGVNMLREGLDLPEVSLVAILDADKEGFLRNERSLIQTIGRAARNSNGHVVMYADKITPSMRLSIDETNRRRKIQQEYNEANGITPTTVFKSKEAIMQQTSVADAKSLPKEFYEESKMTIVIDPVIKGMNIKELSKVIDQTKRKMETAAKELNFMEAARLRDEWQELQNLREEKVKAE, from the coding sequence ATGAATTTCCGTATAGATTCTCCCTACAAACCAACAGGCGATCAACCAAAAGCCATTGCTGCTTTAGTAAAAGGCATCGAAGAAGGTGAAGACTTTCAAGTGCTTTTGGGTGTAACAGGCTCAGGTAAAACATTTACGATGGCAAATGTCATTGAAAAACTTGGTCGTCCGACACTGATTATTAGTCATAATAAAACCTTGGCAGCTCAGCTTTACGGAGAATTTAAACAATTTTTTCCTGATAATGCAGTCGAATATTTTATTTCTTATTATGATTATTATCAGCCAGAAGCCTATATTTCGGCATCAGATACCTATATCGAAAAAGATTTAGCAATCAATCAAGATATTGAAAAACTAAGATTGAGTACAACAGCATCTCTTCTGTCTGGACGAAAAGATGTAATCGTAATTGCTTCTGTTTCTTGTATTTATGGTTTGGGAAATCCGAATGAGTTTGCAGAAAACAGCTTGAAAATAAGTACAGGCGACCAAATTTCTCTCAATGCCTTTTTATTGGATTTGGTAGCCATTATGTATAGCCGAAGCGAAGAAGAATTTGCACGAGGAACATTCAGAGTAAAAGGAGATACCGTCGATATTTATCCTGCGTATGCTGATATTGCATACCGAATTTACTTTTGGGGAGATGAAATAGAGGCAATTCAGCGCATAGATCCAGTTTCGGGAAAGAAAATCAATGATGAAGATTATATGCTTTTGTTTGCTGCTAGTTTGTTTGTAACGAGCAAAGACACTATTACAAGAGCGATGGAAGAAATAGAAATTGACTTAGAAGACAGAATCCGTTTTTATGAAAATGACGGACGTTTTGAAGAAGCTGCTCGTGTAAAAGAACGCACCGAATCGGATTTGGAAATGATGAAAGAGTTAGGTTATTGTTCTGGAATTGAGAATTATTCACGCTATTTTGATAATCGTAAGGCTGGCGAACGTTCATTTTGTTTGTTAGATTATTTCCCAAAAGATTTTTTATTGATAATTGATGAGAGCCACGTAACTGTTCCACAAATTCGTGCGATGTGGGGAGGCGACCGTTCTCGTAAAATTTCGCTTGTTGATCATGGTTTTAGACTTCCTGCTGCGCTTGATAATCGTCCACTTACTTTCAATGAATTTGAATCGATGATTGACCAAGCTGTTTTTGTTACAGCTACTCCTGCTGATTATGAATTGCAAAAAAGTGAAGGCGTTATTGTAGAACAGATTATCCGACCTACTGGGCTTCTTGATCCACTTATTGAGGTGCGTCCGACACGCACACAAATCGACGACCTTTTGAATGAAATTGATAAAACGATAGCCAATGGAGAACGTGCTTTAGTTACCACAATTACCAAAAGAATGGCAGAAGAACTCAGTCGTTATTTTGAGCAGCTACAAATGAAAGTACGTTATATTCACTCTGACGTAAAGATTTTGGATAGAATAGAAATTATTCGTGAACTTCGTTTGGGTGTAATTGATGTTTTGATTGGAGTAAATATGTTACGTGAAGGATTGGATTTGCCAGAAGTTTCTTTGGTGGCTATTTTAGATGCAGATAAAGAAGGATTTTTGAGAAACGAACGTTCGCTTATTCAGACTATCGGACGTGCTGCTCGTAACTCAAACGGTCATGTGGTTATGTATGCTGACAAAATTACCCCTTCAATGCGCCTTTCGATTGATGAGACAAACCGTCGTCGTAAAATTCAACAAGAATACAACGAAGCCAATGGAATTACACCAACAACTGTTTTCAAATCTAAGGAAGCTATTATGCAACAAACTTCGGTTGCAGATGCTAAATCATTACCAAAAGAATTCTATGAAGAATCTAAAATGACTATCGTTATTGACCCAGTTATTAAGGGAATGAATATAAAAGAACTATCGAAAGTAATTGACCAAACCAAACGAAAAATGGAAACGGCAGCCAAAGAACTCAATTTTATGGAAGCTGCACGACTGCGTGATGAATGGCAAGAATTACAGAATTTGAGAGAGGAAAAAGTGAAGGCAGAGTAA
- the bshB1 gene encoding bacillithiol biosynthesis deacetylase BshB1 — protein MTSQNDKQNSKSAIKLDILALAAHPDDVELSCSGTLLAAAAKGKKIGIVDFTRGELGSRGSAEIRDKEAKNSGEILGLSVRENLAFKDGFFYDDNEHRLKVIQAIRRFRPEIVLINAPSDRHPDHGKGAELSKTSCFLSGLIKIETQWEGEKQEHWRPKHVYHYIQSNMLVPDFVVDVTPFWEQKMKSILAFESQFHNPNYQSDEEETFISSPRFVQFLEARAKEFGQAIQVNYGEGFIKTAQLGVKDITDLI, from the coding sequence ATGACCAGTCAAAACGACAAACAAAACTCAAAGTCAGCTATAAAATTAGATATTTTAGCACTTGCTGCACATCCAGATGATGTAGAACTTAGCTGTTCGGGAACACTTTTAGCAGCAGCAGCCAAAGGAAAAAAAATAGGAATTGTAGATTTTACACGAGGAGAATTAGGCTCAAGAGGAAGCGCAGAAATTCGTGATAAGGAAGCCAAAAACTCAGGTGAAATTTTAGGACTTTCAGTAAGAGAAAATTTAGCTTTTAAAGATGGTTTTTTTTATGATGATAATGAACATAGATTAAAAGTAATTCAAGCTATCCGAAGATTTAGACCTGAAATAGTTTTGATAAATGCACCCTCTGACAGACATCCCGACCACGGAAAAGGTGCAGAACTTTCCAAAACGTCATGTTTTTTGAGTGGACTTATCAAAATAGAAACTCAGTGGGAAGGTGAAAAACAAGAACATTGGCGACCAAAACACGTCTATCATTATATTCAAAGCAATATGCTTGTACCTGATTTTGTAGTGGATGTAACTCCGTTTTGGGAACAAAAAATGAAATCTATTTTAGCTTTTGAGTCACAATTTCATAATCCAAATTATCAATCTGATGAAGAAGAAACATTTATTTCTTCGCCTCGTTTTGTGCAGTTTTTGGAAGCACGAGCAAAAGAGTTTGGACAAGCTATTCAAGTAAATTATGGCGAAGGTTTTATCAAAACGGCACAACTTGGAGTAAAAGACATTACAGATTTAATATAG
- a CDS encoding SUMF1/EgtB/PvdO family nonheme iron enzyme, translating to MKNILFVVFLFLPFVSYSQVVSHSLEDSILTVFMKSDTTNKLSDFQSKEAIQRDTIIIKYPPKSLNFIFLDVDSLECSNIDITQARGRRVIGTVSSTSDKLYFTTERIIWDKDNLYIFKEDKVISSLFILNEVDIKKAIQIKEQEIKDSLNRISAIEYHQRRFEKLKEPQENLTEKDKKNIDKIYSKIKLPDGKKKKIGNHKLIDKTEIANIHWIEYLHFLLEDSLGKGYVVSLPDSTVWNKLHNSYELDYHYLRHPVYKDFPVVGITYEQAQHYCIWRANMVNDFLRERNIDKDYEVIVYYRLPTEEEWEYVATKYILNKKSKEHVAEMTSEKGIAKGGSFAHTLEECAADRVQVYDSPQAWLGFRCVGEVVVRKKETE from the coding sequence ATGAAAAATATTCTTTTTGTAGTCTTTTTATTTTTGCCTTTTGTTTCTTATTCTCAAGTAGTTTCGCATTCTTTGGAAGATAGTATTTTGACTGTTTTTATGAAGTCAGATACAACAAATAAGTTAAGTGATTTTCAAAGTAAGGAGGCTATTCAGAGAGATACAATCATTATAAAATACCCTCCAAAGTCATTGAATTTTATTTTTTTAGATGTAGATTCTCTTGAATGTTCCAATATAGATATTACTCAAGCTAGAGGAAGAAGAGTTATTGGAACAGTTTCCTCAACAAGCGATAAGCTCTATTTTACAACAGAAAGAATTATTTGGGATAAAGATAATCTATATATTTTCAAAGAAGACAAAGTGATTTCTTCTTTATTTATCCTTAATGAAGTTGATATTAAAAAAGCTATACAAATCAAAGAACAGGAGATAAAAGATTCTTTAAATAGAATATCAGCCATAGAATATCATCAAAGACGCTTTGAAAAGCTCAAAGAACCTCAAGAAAATCTAACAGAAAAAGATAAAAAAAACATTGATAAGATTTATTCAAAAATAAAACTTCCAGATGGTAAAAAGAAAAAAATAGGTAATCATAAATTAATAGACAAAACAGAAATAGCAAATATTCATTGGATAGAATACTTACACTTTCTATTAGAGGATTCTTTAGGGAAAGGATATGTTGTAAGTTTGCCAGATAGTACAGTTTGGAACAAACTACATAATTCTTATGAATTGGATTACCATTATTTGAGACATCCAGTTTATAAAGATTTTCCTGTAGTCGGAATTACTTATGAGCAAGCTCAACATTATTGCATTTGGAGAGCAAATATGGTGAATGATTTTTTGAGAGAAAGAAACATAGATAAGGATTACGAAGTAATAGTTTATTATAGATTACCAACAGAAGAAGAATGGGAATATGTAGCTACAAAATATATTTTGAATAAAAAATCTAAAGAACATGTAGCCGAAATGACTTCCGAAAAAGGCATTGCCAAAGGAGGTAGTTTTGCTCATACCTTAGAAGAATGTGCTGCTGATAGAGTTCAAGTTTATGATTCTCCACAGGCTTGGTTAGGCTTTCGTTGTGTAGGCGAAGTGGTGGTTAGGAAGAAAGAAACAGAATGA
- a CDS encoding glycogen/starch synthase: MSESLRILYVTSEITPFLNKLGVGDYVRPLPEAMQNKDIEIRIIVPRWGVINERKNRLHEVVRLSGINITVGEEDKPLTIKVASIPQAKMQVYFIDNEDYFHRKKLYKDKAENLFEDNDERAIFFCKGVAETVKKLGWAPDIVHCNDWFTGLLPLYLRTTYQNEPLFKESKIVSTVYDNLFEQNFDVATLADKVALDDINEEMLASLIANPTPQGFMEMGAKYSDCVVNAQDSGKTNDVIAASLSENVSTIVGDKDAICDGYYDIYKTLLGDRMAELVEEEKTV, encoded by the coding sequence ATGTCGGAGAGCCTACGCATACTTTATGTAACGAGCGAGATTACACCATTTTTGAATAAGTTAGGAGTTGGAGATTATGTACGTCCGTTGCCAGAAGCAATGCAGAATAAAGACATCGAAATCCGTATTATCGTACCACGTTGGGGAGTTATTAATGAGCGTAAAAATCGTCTTCATGAAGTAGTCAGACTTTCTGGAATTAATATTACAGTTGGAGAAGAAGATAAGCCACTTACTATCAAAGTTGCTTCTATTCCACAAGCCAAAATGCAGGTGTATTTTATAGATAATGAAGATTATTTTCACCGTAAAAAATTATATAAAGACAAAGCAGAAAATCTTTTTGAAGATAATGATGAGCGTGCTATCTTCTTCTGTAAAGGTGTTGCCGAAACAGTAAAAAAACTAGGTTGGGCACCTGATATTGTACATTGTAATGATTGGTTTACAGGTCTTTTACCTTTATATCTTCGCACAACTTATCAAAACGAACCACTTTTTAAAGAGTCTAAAATTGTCTCTACAGTGTATGATAACCTTTTTGAGCAAAACTTTGATGTCGCAACACTGGCTGATAAGGTAGCCTTAGACGATATTAATGAAGAAATGTTAGCTTCTCTTATCGCAAATCCAACACCACAAGGATTTATGGAAATGGGTGCAAAATATTCTGATTGTGTAGTAAATGCACAAGATTCAGGCAAAACCAATGATGTTATTGCAGCTTCTTTATCTGAAAATGTAAGTACGATTGTAGGAGACAAAGATGCAATTTGTGATGGATATTATGATATTTACAAAACACTTTTAGGAGATAGAATGGCAGAACTAGTTGAAGAGGAAAAAACAGTTTAA
- the glmS gene encoding glutamine--fructose-6-phosphate transaminase (isomerizing), whose amino-acid sequence MCGIVGYIGQREAYPILIKGLKRLEYRGYDSSGVALMDSGINIYKKKGKVAELESFIQNKSKEGKVGIGHTRWATHGEPNDVNAHPHYSGSSRLAIIHNGIIENYSVLKQDLINKGHTFKSDTDSEVFIHFIEEIQDQHKCSLEEAVRLALHKVVGAYAIIIMSEDSPHQLIAARKGSPLVIGIGKDQDEFFIASDATPIIEYTKEVVYLNDGEIALLTNDSLTIRNIEDIPTTPYIHTLDMELESIEKGGYDYFMLKEIFEQPKSIRDALRGRLIAANGHVNLGGIHKYLDNLVNAKRIVIVACGTSWHAGLVAEYIIEEFARIPVEVEYASEFRYRNPIIEEGDVMIAISQSGETADTLAAIELAKSRGAIIFGVCNVVGSSIARATHEGAYIHAGPEIGVASTKAFTGQVTVLALLGLMLAKERKTLSENQLKDLLRQLERIPQKVEQALKLNTQIEKIAKDFVNARNFLYLGRGYNFPVALEGALKLKEISYIHAEGYPAAEMKHGPIALIDEEMPVVVIATRDNSYDKILSNIEEVKARRGKVIAVVTEGDAAIPKKVDYVIEVPSTHDAFMPLVSVIPLQLLSYHVALMRGCNVDQPRNLAKSVTVE is encoded by the coding sequence ATGTGTGGAATTGTAGGTTATATCGGACAACGTGAAGCGTACCCCATCCTTATAAAAGGATTAAAAAGATTAGAGTATCGTGGTTATGATAGCTCTGGAGTAGCATTAATGGACTCTGGTATCAATATTTATAAGAAAAAAGGAAAAGTAGCCGAACTAGAAAGTTTTATACAAAATAAGAGTAAAGAAGGCAAAGTAGGAATTGGACATACTCGTTGGGCAACTCATGGAGAACCTAATGATGTCAATGCACACCCTCATTATTCAGGTTCTAGTCGGTTAGCAATTATTCATAACGGAATTATTGAAAATTATTCCGTCTTAAAACAAGATTTAATCAATAAAGGACATACTTTCAAATCAGACACAGATTCAGAAGTATTTATTCATTTTATCGAAGAAATTCAAGACCAACACAAATGTAGCTTAGAAGAAGCCGTTCGTTTGGCTCTGCATAAAGTGGTAGGAGCGTATGCTATTATTATTATGTCAGAAGATAGTCCTCATCAACTGATTGCAGCACGAAAAGGAAGTCCTTTGGTTATCGGAATTGGAAAAGACCAAGATGAGTTTTTTATTGCTTCTGATGCTACTCCTATTATAGAATATACAAAAGAAGTAGTTTATCTAAATGATGGCGAAATAGCACTTCTGACAAATGACTCACTTACTATCAGAAACATTGAAGATATTCCAACTACTCCTTATATTCATACTTTGGATATGGAATTAGAATCTATCGAAAAAGGGGGTTATGACTATTTTATGTTAAAAGAAATTTTTGAACAACCAAAATCTATTCGTGATGCACTTCGTGGAAGGCTTATTGCAGCCAACGGACACGTAAATTTGGGTGGAATTCATAAATATTTAGATAATCTTGTTAATGCAAAACGTATTGTCATTGTAGCCTGTGGAACTTCATGGCATGCTGGTTTAGTGGCTGAATATATCATTGAAGAATTTGCACGTATTCCTGTTGAAGTAGAATATGCTTCTGAATTTCGTTATAGAAATCCAATCATAGAAGAGGGTGATGTAATGATTGCTATTTCACAATCAGGAGAAACAGCTGATACACTAGCAGCTATTGAATTAGCAAAAAGTAGAGGAGCAATTATTTTTGGAGTCTGTAATGTAGTTGGTTCTTCTATTGCACGAGCAACACACGAAGGCGCATATATTCATGCAGGACCTGAAATAGGTGTGGCTAGTACAAAAGCATTTACAGGACAAGTAACCGTTTTGGCTCTTCTTGGACTTATGCTTGCTAAAGAAAGAAAAACACTTTCTGAAAATCAATTAAAAGACCTTTTACGTCAATTAGAACGTATTCCTCAAAAAGTAGAACAAGCTCTAAAACTAAATACGCAAATAGAAAAAATAGCAAAAGACTTTGTCAATGCTCGTAATTTCTTATATTTAGGACGTGGATATAATTTCCCAGTTGCTTTAGAAGGTGCTTTAAAACTCAAGGAAATATCTTATATACACGCAGAAGGTTATCCTGCTGCCGAAATGAAGCATGGCCCTATTGCGCTTATCGATGAAGAAATGCCAGTAGTGGTAATTGCAACTCGTGATAATTCGTATGATAAAATTTTATCCAATATCGAAGAAGTAAAAGCAAGACGAGGAAAAGTAATTGCTGTTGTGACAGAAGGAGATGCTGCTATTCCAAAAAAGGTAGATTATGTTATCGAAGTACCAAGTACACACGATGCCTTTATGCCTTTAGTTTCAGTTATTCCTCTTCAACTTTTATCGTACCATGTTGCTTTGATGCGTGGTTGTAATGTTGATCAGCCTAGAAATTTGGCTAAATCAGTTACCGTGGAATAA
- a CDS encoding arylamine N-acetyltransferase, with amino-acid sequence MKLDNYLRRIDYRQTPQNNLQTLNELHKKHVFAIPFEDLDIHLKKPLRIDIASLYQKIVVEKRGGFCYELNFLFYNLLKELGFDVQIISARIYEKREKLGVEFDHLAIIVQLEEKWLLDVGFGNLFTEPMKIPSKIDNYVYKERDSIYKINQLSESNYILSESKKGYKFKKIYALDTTPRKIEEFYEQIDFKQYSEESYFVKNKICTIPTEQGRITLFNNKFIKTMGAEKQERTIQNDEEFYQILKEEFDIHILEEKVC; translated from the coding sequence ATGAAGTTAGACAATTATCTACGTCGAATAGATTATCGGCAAACCCCACAAAACAACCTACAAACGCTAAACGAGCTACACAAAAAACATGTCTTTGCAATTCCTTTTGAAGATTTGGATATACATTTAAAGAAACCTCTACGTATTGATATAGCTTCTTTGTATCAAAAAATAGTTGTAGAAAAAAGAGGTGGTTTTTGTTATGAACTCAATTTTTTGTTTTATAACCTTCTCAAAGAACTTGGATTTGATGTTCAGATTATCTCAGCAAGAATATATGAAAAGAGAGAAAAATTAGGAGTAGAATTTGACCATTTAGCTATAATTGTGCAGCTAGAAGAAAAGTGGCTTTTAGATGTAGGATTTGGAAATCTTTTTACAGAACCTATGAAAATCCCTTCAAAAATTGATAATTATGTTTATAAAGAAAGAGATTCAATTTACAAAATAAATCAATTGAGCGAATCTAATTATATTTTATCAGAATCTAAAAAGGGCTATAAATTCAAAAAAATCTATGCCCTTGATACAACTCCTAGAAAGATTGAAGAATTTTATGAGCAAATAGACTTCAAACAATATTCAGAAGAGTCTTATTTTGTGAAAAATAAAATTTGTACAATTCCCACAGAACAAGGAAGAATCACCTTGTTCAATAATAAATTTATCAAAACAATGGGCGCAGAGAAACAAGAACGTACAATACAAAATGATGAAGAATTTTACCAAATTTTGAAAGAAGAATTTGATATACATATTTTGGAAGAAAAAGTCTGTTAG
- a CDS encoding Crp/Fnr family transcriptional regulator, producing the protein MNQHPLYHHINEIVDLEEEEFQDIINYFKPIYRKKHQFIIEAGNDVNFEFFVIKGCLKSSVFDEGGKEHIIQFAMENWWITDYNAFLHQEKAKLNIDCLEDCHLLAISYQQKEEISINNPKMERFWSKKTKTGHAALQNRILSLIKDSAKERYESLTESYPELIQRVPKKYIASFLGVSRETLSRL; encoded by the coding sequence ATGAACCAACATCCTTTATACCATCATATTAATGAAATAGTTGATTTAGAAGAAGAAGAATTTCAAGATATTATAAACTATTTCAAGCCTATATATCGCAAAAAACATCAATTTATTATTGAAGCAGGAAACGATGTAAATTTTGAGTTTTTTGTAATAAAAGGTTGTCTCAAATCCTCAGTTTTTGATGAAGGTGGCAAAGAACATATTATTCAATTTGCCATGGAAAACTGGTGGATTACAGATTATAATGCTTTCCTTCATCAAGAAAAAGCAAAGCTAAATATTGATTGTCTTGAAGATTGCCATTTGCTTGCTATATCCTATCAGCAAAAAGAAGAAATCAGTATTAATAACCCTAAGATGGAGCGTTTTTGGTCAAAAAAGACAAAAACAGGACATGCAGCTCTACAAAATAGAATTCTTTCTCTCATTAAAGATTCTGCCAAAGAACGCTATGAAAGTCTTACCGAAAGTTATCCAGAGCTAATTCAGCGAGTTCCTAAAAAATATATTGCTTCTTTTCTTGGTGTATCAAGAGAAACACTGAGTCGATTATAG
- a CDS encoding type 1 glutamine amidotransferase domain-containing protein has product MSNTKNILFVLTSHDELGNTGEKTGFWIEEFAAPYYYLVDKGINVDIVTPKGGQAPIDPKSNEPDFQTEATKRYFEDEKTKNAIANTAKLSDVNQEKYDAVFYPGGHGPLWDLAEDAQSISLLESFYAKNKPLGLVCHAPAALKHVKNTEGEPLIKGKKVTGFSNTEEEAVQLTNVVPFLVEDMIKENGGHYEKAGDWSEFAVEDGLLITGQNPQSSNLVAEKLYTKLYS; this is encoded by the coding sequence ATGAGCAACACAAAAAATATATTATTTGTCCTTACCTCTCACGACGAATTAGGAAACACAGGAGAAAAAACAGGTTTTTGGATTGAAGAATTTGCAGCACCTTATTACTATTTAGTGGATAAAGGTATAAATGTAGATATTGTAACTCCAAAAGGAGGACAAGCACCAATAGACCCAAAAAGCAATGAGCCTGATTTTCAAACGGAAGCTACAAAACGATATTTTGAAGACGAAAAAACTAAAAATGCAATCGCTAACACAGCTAAACTTTCTGACGTAAATCAAGAAAAATATGATGCTGTATTTTATCCTGGTGGTCATGGCCCTCTTTGGGATTTGGCAGAAGATGCTCAATCTATTAGTTTGTTAGAGTCATTTTATGCAAAAAATAAGCCTTTAGGTCTTGTATGTCATGCTCCTGCTGCTCTTAAACATGTAAAAAATACAGAGGGTGAGCCATTAATAAAAGGAAAAAAAGTAACAGGATTTTCAAATACAGAAGAAGAAGCTGTACAACTTACAAATGTAGTTCCTTTTCTAGTCGAAGATATGATAAAAGAAAACGGAGGACATTATGAGAAAGCTGGTGATTGGTCAGAATTTGCTGTTGAAGACGGACTTTTAATTACTGGTCAGAATCCACAATCTTCTAACTTAGTAGCTGAAAAATTATACACAAAATTGTATTCTTAG